The sequence ATTGGTACTTCATATCCTATTTGTTTTGTAGAGTCATCTAATGTTACTTGAACAATATCTCTTTTCATTAAATTCATAGGGTTTTCATGACCTATATAAAAATTAGGCTTTAATGTATCATAGACTTTTCCCATAGGCGCAATATTGGCTATTTTACTTATGTATGGATTGTAATGATGTGCCTTTATTTCATCTATAAAGATGTCATCATTTTCATATAATTCTCTTACTTGAATTAATGCTGGCTCTAACCCTAAATCACATAGAAAACTAGATACCTCAAAAGCCATCATTGGTGTATTTCCATAAATAAATGTTTTGCCTTCTAGTTCCTCTTTTACTGTTTCAATTAATCCATTTAATTCATTTTCCTTCTCTACCAATTGATCTAAAATGGATATACCTAAAATTTCTTCAATCTTAGAGTACTTCTCTCTAATTCTCTCAACAGATAAGTGCTTACCAAAGAAAACATATGGTGTACCAAATGTCTCTTCCATCTTTCTAGCCAATGATAAGGCAATAAAATCAGTCACAATATTTAAACCTGCTTTTGGTACTGTTTTTAATTCCTCAATTGTACACTTTGAAGGAATAACTGAATTAATGGTTATGCCTTCTTCTAGTAAAACTTTCATTAATTCTGTATCTTCTACCCCTGATTGTCTATGTCCTAATATATTAATGGCTTTTTTATCTATCTCACATTTTTCCATTAATGTAATCAACTTCTCTAAACTTCTTTCCATACCTGGAATATGGCTATTACATTTAAAATGTTCTGTTGGCACTACTAGAATTTTTGCATTCACTTCATTCTCTAGTTCTCTTCCTAAACCTTCAACATCTTCACCAATTAATTCTAAAACACAGGTTGTTACAACCATTATGGCATTGGGTTTGATCTTTGTATCTATTTCTTTTATCACTTCTCTTAGTTTTTTCTCACAACCAAATGTAATATCGTGTTTATTGGTCACTACTGAGTAAAAATTATCTTTTCCTTTTTGTCTATGATGGGCAAAATTCTTAACATAATAAGTACATTCTTGTGTACCTGCTACTAAAACGACTAAATCCTCTATAAAAGAAGCAATCATTGCCACCCCGAATAATGGACAGTGTGTCCCTGGAAAAATAGCATGGGACAATGCGCTTATATCTTCTGTTTTATTAATATCATTTAATGTTGAGATTTTAGACAACTGCAATTTTGTGTTCATTATTAATACACCTCATTTCACATTCTTTACAAACACCAACAGGATGAATGATAAATTCATCTGTTACATCTTTTTTTATAAAAACATCCACATTATAAACATCTCTAATGAGTTCCCTTGTTAGAACCTTTGATGGTTCAC comes from Natranaerovirga pectinivora and encodes:
- a CDS encoding nitrogenase component 1; this encodes MNTKLQLSKISTLNDINKTEDISALSHAIFPGTHCPLFGVAMIASFIEDLVVLVAGTQECTYYVKNFAHHRQKGKDNFYSVVTNKHDITFGCEKKLREVIKEIDTKIKPNAIMVVTTCVLELIGEDVEGLGRELENEVNAKILVVPTEHFKCNSHIPGMERSLEKLITLMEKCEIDKKAINILGHRQSGVEDTELMKVLLEEGITINSVIPSKCTIEELKTVPKAGLNIVTDFIALSLARKMEETFGTPYVFFGKHLSVERIREKYSKIEEILGISILDQLVEKENELNGLIETVKEELEGKTFIYGNTPMMAFEVSSFLCDLGLEPALIQVRELYENDDIFIDEIKAHHYNPYISKIANIAPMGKVYDTLKPNFYIGHENPMNLMKRDIVQVTLDDSTKQIGYEVPIYTLNKILVSYRQQEELKRKMTAMMSGRGGAAHGAV